The Candidatus Omnitrophota bacterium genome has a segment encoding these proteins:
- a CDS encoding STAS domain-containing protein — protein sequence MPIKVESKNGMTVCQVTGEVDINTSPDIKKTFDKLIAKKELKIVVNFSKVTYVDSSGLATLVEILKNMRAYGGKIRLSNLSSKVKSLFEITKLDKLFDIKADENEAVSNFV from the coding sequence ATGCCGATAAAGGTGGAGAGCAAGAACGGGATGACGGTCTGCCAGGTGACCGGTGAAGTTGACATAAATACCTCGCCGGATATCAAGAAGACATTCGATAAATTGATAGCCAAGAAAGAGCTCAAGATCGTGGTCAATTTTTCCAAGGTGACATACGTCGATTCATCCGGCCTTGCCACTCTGGTGGAGATACTGAAGAACATGAGGGCGTACGGAGGCAAGATACGCCTCTCCAACCTCTCCTCCAAAGTAAAGAGCCTTTTCGAGATAACCAAGCTCGACAAACTTTTCGATATAAAGGCCGACGAGAACGAAGCCGTCTCGAATTTTGTCTGA